In Microplitis mediator isolate UGA2020A chromosome 2, iyMicMedi2.1, whole genome shotgun sequence, a single window of DNA contains:
- the LOC130663818 gene encoding muscle calcium channel subunit alpha-1 isoform X5, which yields MSTGDGVASSGPGVDSGARATSLGYPTTQPSGTPSVTAAQDTMGSAKAVAPAGGTPAGAGGPGGASTTPAPPKRPPRRGGKPPPDRPVRALLCLSLKNPVRKLCITIIEWKPFEWLILLTIFANCVALAVYTPYPCGDSNITNIYLEKIEYVFLVIFTAECIMKIIAYGFVAHQGAYLRNGWNMLDFTIVVIGMISTVLQSLMKEGFDVKALRAFRVLRPLRLVSGVPSLQVVLNSILRAMVPLLHIALLVLFVIIIYAIIGLELFSGKMHKTCRSNITDEMMEDPHPCGENGFQCSSIGEEYFCSRQYWEGPNHGITNFDNFGLAMLTVFQCITLEGWTDVLYDIEDAMGSTWQWLYFVSMVILGAFFVMNLILGVLSGEFSKEREKAKSRGDFQKLREKQQIEDDLRGYLDWITQAEDIEPEADEMPPSQDGKQKQQNEMESTDRLEGDEEGAVQQESVWKRKRRDFDRVNRRMRRACRKAVKSQVFYWLIIVLVFLNTGVLATEHYNQPDWLDQFQEYTNMFFIGLFSMEMMLKMYSLGFQGYFVSLFNRFDCFVVVGSISEMVLTRTEVMPPLGVSVLRCVRLLRVFKVTKYWRSLSNLVASLLNSIQSIASLLLLLFLFIVIFALLGMQVFGGKFNYDDLQDKPRSNFDTFWQSLLTVFQILTGEDWNAVMYVGIRAYGGVASHGILACVYFIILFICGNYILLNVFLAIAVDNLADAESLTAIEKEAEQEAEKNKSRSGSLAHDELICEDDGGDLTGGEEEEGAGTDLEQDPNETMDDYEAALDTEGSKDGDDSDRRGKVRINIESDDENFEHGEEEEEDDHTEMDDGGMGGDEVSARPRRMSEYKTNTEKPPIPEGSSFFLFSQKSRFRIFCHWVCNHSWFGNLILMCILISSGMLAAEDPLNATSDLNTILNYFDYFFTSVFTIEICLKMITYGFVLHDGAFCRSAFNLLDLLVVCVSLISMVWRNGAISFIKILRVLRVLRPLRAINRAKGLKHVVQCVIVAVKTIGNIVLVTSLLQFVFAVIGVQLFKGKFFMCNDESKITEAECQGTYLVFDDGNINQPVMKERTWKRNRFHFDDVAKAMLTLFTVSTFEGWPSLLYVSIDSNRENYGPIHNYRPIVAAYYIIYIIIIAFFMVNIFVGFVIVTFQNEGEQEYKNCELDKNQRNCIEFALKAKPVRRYIPKHRIQYKVWWFVTSQPFEYTIFTLIIINTITLAMKFYNQPDPYTHALDVLNMIFTAVFALEFVFKLAAFRFKNYFGDAWNVFDFIIVLGSFIDIVYSEVNARLHVKAGGSLPNVKTPGSNIISINFFRLFRVMRLVKLLSRGEGIRTLLWTFIKSFQALPYVALLIVMLFFIYAVIGMQVFGKIALDNDTTIYRNNNFQTFPQAVLILFRSATGESWQNIMLDCSNRPGEVKCDPKSDERNSNGCGNDIAFPYFISFYVLCSFLIINLFVAVIMDNFDYLTRDWSILGPHHLDEFIRLWSEYDPDAKGRIKHLDVVTLLRKISPPLGFGKLCPHRVACKRLVSMNMPLNSDGTVLFNATLFAVVRTSLRIKTEGNIDEANASLRAVIKKIWKRTNPKLLDQVVPPPGVDDEVTVGKFYATFLIQDYFRRFKKRKEQEMKEGDKDCHNTATLQAGLRTLHEAGPELKRAISGNLEELLDDNPEPTHRRNHSLFGSVWSSMRRGHHSFRAKSLKTNSNNAPKISPSNSIDFLPYASLQRAGGADGNQITARSHQVVPNVAGVIGDSANTQTAPEPRIVGFEENIPMRPLAMFSNTGMQPANFQNPYKVLDGPGSGNYLRPSNEYVTWNNESNGGVGSERLSHSLPGSPADRKPNFEVIGSAESLVGRVLAEQGLGKYCDPDFVRYTSREMQEALDMTSEEMDRAAHQLLLQERRGQPLTFQLQQSMDQHWNPRSPGPREIVYEQLREQMPSLEGPQPQPQIQTLQLQQQQQQQQQQQQYNRGQPPS from the exons ATGAGCACAGGCGATGGCGTCGCATCCTCGGGTCCCGGCGTTGACAGCGGGGCCCGTGCCACCTCGCTCGGCTACCCGACGACACAACCGAGTGGTACGCCGAGTGTCACCGCGGCACAAGACACAATGGGCTCGGCAAAGGCGGTAGCACCAGCTGGAGGTACCCCTGCAGGAGCTGGGGGACCTGGTGGTGCCTCCACGACTCCAGCTCCACCTAAAAGACCTCCCCGACGAGGTGGAAAACCGCCACCAGATCGACCTGTACGAGCGCTGCTGTGTTTGTCTCTAAAAAACCCTGTCCGGAAGTTGTGTATCACAATCATCGAATGGAA ACCTTTTGAATGGCTTATCCTGTTGACAATTTTTGCCAATTGCGTGGCATTGGCTGTTTACACGCCTTATCCATGCGGTGATTCAAACATAacgaatatatatttagaaaaaatagaatatgTATTTCTTGTTATTTTCACCGCTGAATGCATTATGAAAATAATCGCTTACGGTTTCGTCGCACATCAGGGCGCTTACCTCCGTAATGGATGGAACATGTTAGATTTTACAATTGTTGTAATTGG AATGATCAGCACGGTGTTGCAATCCCTCATGAAAGAGGGTTTTGACGTAAAGGCCTTGAGGGCTTTTAGAGTCTTGCGACCGCTTCGGCTGGTTTCCGGAGTCCCAAGTCTTCAAGTAGTTCTCAATTCTATTCTGAGGGCTATGGTGCCGTTGCTACACATCGCACTGCTGGTACTTTTTGTTATCATCATCTACGCTATTATCGGACTCGAGCTTTTCTCGGGGAAAATGCACAAAACATGTAGAAGTAATATAACAG ATGAAATGATGGAAGATCCGCATCCGTGTGGAGAAAATGGCTTTCAATGTAGTTCTATAGGCGAAGAATATTTCTGTAGTCGTCAATATTGGGAAGGCCCGAACCATGGCATCACAAACTTTGACAATTTTGGTCTGGCAATGTTGACTGTCTTCCAGTGTATCACTCTTGAAGGATGGACCGATGTTTTATACGAT ATAGAAGATGCTATGGGGAGCACGTGGCAATGGTTGTATTTTGTTTCCATGGTTATTCTTGGAGCTTTTTTTGTAATGAACCTAATTCTCGGAGTGTTATCTGG AGAGTTTTCtaaagaaagagagaaagCTAAATCACGTGGAGATTTTCAAAAGCTACGAGAGAAACAGCAAATTGAGGATGACCTTCGGGGATATTTGGATTGGATAACTCAAGCAGAAGATATTGAACCAGAAGCTGATGAAATGCCACCATCGCAGGATGGCAAAC aAAAACAGCAAAACGAAATGGAGAGTACCGACAGACTCGAGGGTGACGAGGAAGGAGCCGTTCAGCAGGAATCAGTATGGAAACGAAAACGACGAGACTTTGATAG AGTGAACAGGCGCATGAGAAGAGCCTGCCGCAAAGCCGTTAAATCTCAAGTCTTTTACTGGTTAATCATCGTATTGGTATTTTTAAACACCGGTGTATTGGCTACCGAGCATTACAATCAACCAGACTGGCTTGATCAATTTCAAGAGTACacaaatatgttttttattggGCTCTTCAGCATGGAAATGATGCTGAAAATGTACAGCTTGGGATTTCAA GGTTACTTTGTCTCGCTTTTCAATCGTTTTGATTGCTTTGTCGTTGTGGGTTCCATAAGTGAAATGGTTCTTACACGCACGGAAGTTATGCCACCCTTGGGAGTTTCGGTGCTTCGTTGTGTGCGGCTTCTAAGAGTATTCAAAGTAACCAA gtACTGGAGATCTTTATCAAATCTCGTGGCTTCCTTGTTAAATTCAATCCAGTCAATTGCTTCCCTGTTGCTTCTGCTCTTCCTTTTCATCGTTATATTTGCTCTTCTAGGCATGCAG gtttttggAGGAAAATTTAACTATGATGATCTACAGGATAAACCTCGTAGTAATTTTGATACCTTTTGGCAAAGTTTACTCAcagtttttcaaatattaacgGGTGAAGATTGGAATGCCGTTATGTACGTGGGTATACGTGCATATGGCGGGGTCGCAAGCCATGGAATTCTTGCctgtgtttattttattattctatttatttgcGGAAATT acatTCTACTGAACGTCTTCTTGGCCATTGCCGTGGATAATCTTGCGGACGCAGAGTCACTCACTGCAATTGAAAAAGAAGCTGAACAAGAagcggaaaaaaataaatcacgaAGTGGTTCTTTGGCACACGATGAATTAATTTGTGAAGACGACGGCGGTGACTTAACTGGCGGAGAAGAGGAAGAAGGTGCGGGAACTGATTTAGAACAAGATCCCAATGAAACGATGGATGATTATGAAGCTGCATTAGATACTGAAGG ATCTAAAGACGGCGACGACAGTGACCGTCGTGGAAAAGTCCGGATAAATATTGAGTCGGATGATGAGAATTTCGAACATGGTGAAGAGGAAGAAGAGGACGATCATACTGAAATGGatg ATGGAGGAATGGGAGGAGACGAGGTATCAGCTAGACCACGCAGAATGTCAGAATACAAAACGAATACTGAGAAGCCACCGATACCCGAAggttcatcattttttttgttttcacaaAAGAGTAGATTCCGAATATTTTGCCACTGGGTTTGCAATCACAGTTGGTTCGGCAACCTCATACTTATGTGCATTTTGATATCGTCTGGAATGCTTGCGGCTGAAGATCCTCTTAACGCAACTTCAGATCTCAATACG attttaaattactttgacTACTTCTTCACATCAGTATTCACCATCGAAATATGTCTGAAGATGATAACCTACGGATTTGTATTGCACGATGGGGCATTCTGTCGCTCAGCTTTTAATCTTCTGGACCTTCTGGTAGTCTGCGTGTCTCTTATCTCAATGGTCTGGAG aaaCGGTgcaatatcatttattaaaattctacgAGTGCTTCGTGTCCTGAGGCCGCTGCGTGCGATAAATCGAGCCAAAGGCCTTAAG CACGTAGTACAGTGCGTCATCGTAGCTGTAAAGACTATCGGGAACATTGTCCTAGTCACCAGCCTCTTGCAGTTCGTCTTTGCCGTTATTGGCGTGCAACTCTTCAAG ggtaaattttttatgtgcaATGACGAATCAAAAATAACTGAAGCCGAGTGTCA aggAACTTATTTAGTCTTTGATGATGGTAATATTAATCAACCGGTTATGAAAGAGAGAACATGGAAGAGGAATCGATTTCACTTTGATGATGTTGCCAAAGCAATGCTGACACTATTTACAGTTTCGACATTCGAGGGTTGGCCAAg cctTTTATACGTATCTATTGACTCAAATCGTGAAAACTACGGACCAATTCATAATTACCGACCGATTGTAGCAGcttattacattatttatattatcataaTTGCATTCTTCATGGTAAACATATTCGTCGGTTTCGTTATTGTTACATTTCAAAATGAAGGTGAACAAGAGTACAAAAATTGCGAGCTTGATAAAAATCaa cgtaATTGCATCGAATTTGCTCTCAAAGCAAAACCCGTACGACGTTACATACCGAAACACCGGATACAATACAAAGTCTGGTGGTTTGTTACGTCACAACCTTttgaatatactatttttactttaattattataaatacaataacGTTAgcgatgaaattttataatcaaccgGATCCTTATACTCATGCCCTTGACGTTTTGAATATGATATTTACTGCCGTTTTCGCACTTGAATTTGTTTTCAAGCTTGCAGCATTTCGTTTTAAG aattATTTTGGTGATGCGTGGAATGTTTTTGACTTCATTATTGTACTGGGAAGTTTTATTGATATAGTTTACTCCGAAGTCAAT GCACGACTGCATGTCAAGGCGGGAGGTTCTCTCCCCAACGTTAAAACT CCTGGTTCAAATATCATATCGATAAACTTCTTCCGGCTCTTCCGTGTGATGCGACTTGTAAAACTTCTGAGTCGTGGCGAAGGTATCCGTACACTCTTGTGGACATTCATTAAATCCTTCCAAGCGTTGCCTTACGTCGCACTTCTCATAGTTATGTTATTCTTCATCTATGCTGTGATAGGAATGCAAGTCTTTGGAAAAATCGCCCTTGACAACGACACAACTATTTACCGGAACAATAATTTCCAAACGTTTCCTCAGGctgtgttgattttatttCGATCAGCAACTG gtGAATCATGGCAAAATATAATGCTCGATTGTTCAAATCGTCCTGGAGAAGTTAAATGTGACCCGAAAAGTGACGAACGAAATTCAAACGGATGCGGAAATGACATAGCGTTCCCgtattttatatctttttatGTACTCTGTTCATTTTTA attatcaatttattcgtCGCTGTTATCATGGATAACTTCGATTATTTAACCCGAGATTGGTCTATTTTGGGTCCCCATCATTTGGACGAATTTATTCGCCTTTGGTCTGAATATGACCCAGATGCAAAAGGCCGCATTAAACATCTTGATGTAGTAACATTGTTGAGGAAAATATCACCCCCACTGGGTTTCGGAAAGTTATGTCCTCATCGTGTTGCTTGCAag AGGCTGGTGTCGATGAATATGCCGTTAAATAGCGACGGGACGGTTCTATTTAATGCGACACTATTTGCTGTGGTGAGAACGTCATTGAGAATTAAAACAGAAGGTAATATTGATGAAGCAAATGCGTCGCTTCGAGcggttattaaaaaaatatggaagCGAACGAATCCCAAGCTGCTGGATCAAGTCGTGCCACCGCCGGggg TTGACGATGAAGTGACGGTGGGTAAATTCTACGCGACCTTTCTTATACAAGACTATTTCCGTCGGTTTAAAAAACGTAAAGAACAAGAAATGAAAGAGGGTGACAAGGATTGTCATAATACGGCGACACTTCAAGCGGGTTTAAGAACTTTACATGAAGCTGGCCCGGAATTGAAACGTGCAATCTCGGGTAATCTTGAAGAATTACTTGACGATAATCCAGAACCAACACACAGA agaaATCACTCATTATTTGGCAGCGTTTGGTCGAGTATGCGAAGGGGTCATCACAGTTTCCGCGCgaaatcattaaaaacaaattcaaataacGCTCCAAAAATTTCCCCATCAAACTCAATCGATTTTTTGCCGTACGCTTCACTTCAGCGAGCCGGTGGAGCGGATGGCAATCAAATCACGGCAAGGTCGCACCAGGTTGTGCCAAACGTCGCTGG AGTAATCGGTGATTCTGCCAACACTCAAACAGCCCCAGAGCCAAGAATAGTTGGATTCGAAGAGAACATACCAATGAGGCCTCTCGCGATGTTTTCAAACACCGGAATGCAGCCGGCTAACTTTCAAAATCCCTACAAAGTCTTGGA TGGTCCAGGTAGCGGTAACTACCTTCGTCCGAGTAACGAATATG TTACATGGAATAATGAAAGCAACGGTGGCGTTGGATCTGAACGTCTGTCGCACAGTTTACCTGGCAGTCCCGCTGATCGTAAGCCCAATTTCGAAGTGATCGGTAGCGCTGAAAGTCTCGTTGGTCGa gtaCTTGCCGAACAAGGTCTAGGTAAATATTGCGATCCGGATTTCGTGAGGTACACGTCACGAGAAATGCAAGAGGCGCTTGACATGACAAGTGAAGAAATGGATCGCGCTGCTCACCAGCTTCTGTTACAAGAACGTCGCGGTCAGCCTTTGACTTTCCAGCTTCAGCAGAGTATGGATCAACACTGGAACCCACGGTCACCGGGACCACGGGAAATAGTGTACGAACAATTACGGGAACAAATGCCGTCTTTAGAAGGGCCACAGCCACAACCACAAATCCAAACTTTACAAttacaacagcagcaacagcagcagcagcagcaacagcaatACAATCGCGGACAACCACCGTCTTAG